From Pseudomonas sp. CCI4.2, one genomic window encodes:
- a CDS encoding sarcosine oxidase subunit gamma, with protein sequence MTTANVYQQRPTTGEKAESPLFHADLGSLVGKGRNNPGVILREKKLLGHLTLRGDGHDAAFAAGVHQALGMELPGPLKVVISGESSLQWLGPDEWLLIVPGGEELGAEQRLREALVGHHIAVINVSGGQSLLELTGPKVRELLMKSTSYDVHPNNFPVGKAVGTVFAKSQLVIRHTGEDTWELVIRRSFSDYWWMWLQDASAEYGLSIQG encoded by the coding sequence ATGACCACAGCCAACGTTTACCAACAACGGCCAACGACCGGTGAAAAAGCCGAGTCACCGTTGTTTCATGCCGACCTCGGCAGCCTGGTCGGCAAGGGTCGTAATAACCCTGGGGTGATCCTGCGCGAGAAAAAATTGCTGGGTCACCTGACCCTCCGTGGCGATGGCCACGACGCAGCGTTCGCCGCAGGCGTACACCAAGCTTTGGGTATGGAATTGCCGGGTCCGCTAAAAGTCGTTATCAGCGGCGAAAGCTCGCTGCAATGGCTGGGTCCAGATGAATGGCTGCTGATTGTTCCCGGCGGTGAAGAGCTGGGCGCTGAGCAGCGTCTGCGCGAAGCATTGGTCGGGCATCACATCGCCGTGATCAACGTCAGCGGTGGGCAAAGCTTGCTGGAACTCACTGGGCCGAAAGTTCGCGAACTGCTGATGAAATCCACCAGCTACGACGTGCACCCGAATAACTTCCCGGTGGGTAAAGCTGTAGGCACCGTGTTCGCCAAGTCGCAATTGGTGATTCGTCATACCGGCGAAGACACCTGGGAATTGGTCATCCGCCGCTCGTTCTCCGATTACTGGTGGATGTGGCTGCAAGATGCCAGCGCTGAGTATGGGTTGAGTATTCAAGGCTAA
- the purU gene encoding formyltetrahydrofolate deformylase, whose product MSRAPDTWILTADCPSVLGTVDAVTRYLYEQNCYVTEHHSFDDRLSSRFFIRVEFRQPDGFDEEAFRAGLAARGEAFGMAFELTAPNYRPKVVIMVSKADHCLNDLLYRQRIGQLSMDVVAVVSNHPDLEPLARWHDVPYHHFALDPHDKAAQERQVWRVIQETGAELVVLARYMQVLSPELCRRLDGWAINIHHSLLPGFKGAKPYHQAYNKGVKLVGATAHYINNDLDEGPIIAQGVEAVDHSHYPEDLIAKGRDVEAQTLAKAVGYHIERRVFLNANRTVVL is encoded by the coding sequence ATGAGCCGCGCCCCCGACACATGGATTCTGACTGCCGACTGCCCGAGCGTTTTAGGCACGGTGGACGCGGTGACCCGCTATCTGTACGAGCAGAATTGCTACGTCACCGAGCACCACTCCTTCGATGACCGGCTGTCGAGCCGGTTCTTCATCCGCGTTGAGTTTCGCCAGCCGGATGGCTTCGATGAGGAAGCATTCCGCGCAGGGTTGGCCGCGCGGGGTGAGGCTTTCGGGATGGCGTTCGAACTGACGGCGCCGAACTATCGGCCCAAAGTGGTGATCATGGTTTCCAAGGCTGATCACTGCCTGAACGATCTGCTTTACCGTCAACGCATCGGGCAATTGTCAATGGACGTCGTTGCCGTAGTGTCCAACCATCCTGACCTGGAACCCTTGGCCCGCTGGCACGATGTGCCTTATCACCACTTCGCCCTCGATCCCCATGACAAGGCCGCGCAAGAGCGTCAGGTGTGGCGGGTGATTCAGGAAACAGGCGCCGAATTGGTGGTGCTCGCGCGTTACATGCAGGTGCTATCGCCTGAGCTGTGCCGTCGTCTCGACGGCTGGGCGATCAATATTCACCACTCGTTACTGCCCGGTTTCAAAGGCGCAAAACCGTACCATCAGGCTTACAACAAGGGCGTGAAACTGGTCGGTGCAACCGCGCATTACATCAACAACGACCTCGACGAAGGCCCGATCATTGCCCAGGGCGTCGAAGCGGTCGATCACAGCCACTATCCCGAAGACCTCATCGCCAAAGGCCGAGACGTCGAGGCCCAGACATTGGCCAAGGCAGTGGGTTATCACATCGAACGAAGGGTGTTTTTGAACGCCAATAGGACAGTAGTCTTGTAA